A section of the Streptococcus oriscaviae genome encodes:
- a CDS encoding dTDP-4-dehydrorhamnose 3,5-epimerase family protein, with the protein MTDNFFGKTLAARPVETIPGMLEFDIPVHGDNRGWFKENFQKEKMLPLGFPESFFAEGKLQNNVSFSRKNVLRGLHAEPWDKYISVADGGKVLGTWVDLREGESFGNTYQTVIDASKGIFVPRGVANGFQVLSDFVAYSYLVNDYWALELKPKYAFVNYADPSLDIQWENLEEAEVSEADKNHPLLKDVKPLRKEDL; encoded by the coding sequence ATGACAGACAATTTTTTTGGTAAAACACTAGCAGCTCGTCCAGTAGAGACTATTCCTGGCATGCTGGAATTTGACATTCCAGTCCATGGCGACAATCGTGGCTGGTTTAAGGAAAATTTCCAAAAGGAGAAAATGCTTCCGCTTGGCTTCCCAGAAAGCTTCTTTGCAGAAGGAAAATTGCAGAACAACGTTTCCTTCTCCCGCAAAAATGTTCTTCGTGGCCTCCACGCAGAGCCTTGGGATAAGTATATCTCAGTCGCAGATGGCGGCAAGGTCCTGGGAACCTGGGTTGACCTGCGTGAGGGTGAAAGTTTTGGTAATACCTACCAAACGGTTATTGACGCGTCAAAAGGAATTTTTGTACCGCGTGGCGTAGCCAACGGTTTCCAAGTCCTGTCAGACTTCGTGGCTTACAGTTACTTGGTCAATGACTACTGGGCTTTGGAACTCAAGCCTAAGTATGCTTTTGTCAACTACGCTGATCCTAGTCTTGACATCCAGTGGGAAAACCTAGAAGAAGCAGAAGTGTCAGAAGCAGATAAAAACCACCCGCTTTTGAAGGATGTTAAGCCTTTGAGAAAGGAAGACCTCTAA
- a CDS encoding phosphoribosylanthranilate isomerase has protein sequence MFQAFLEIAEQLNKLGITPLLMGSVGLERRTGRDWQARDLDIHVPSDPRGWEAPDEERIYRADELIAMMNQLGYVLVDRHEHEFQKDGLSVEFGGLHSLPDFAGVELEDLEEIETQGIRYYLPTLKQYLKIYQASSKDSYRAENNNQKDFAKIDYLKEMLK, from the coding sequence ATGTTTCAAGCTTTTTTGGAAATCGCAGAGCAGTTAAACAAGCTAGGAATCACTCCCTTGTTAATGGGCTCTGTCGGTCTGGAAAGGCGAACAGGACGGGATTGGCAGGCAAGGGACCTTGATATTCATGTGCCCAGTGATCCCAGAGGTTGGGAGGCTCCTGACGAGGAGCGGATTTACCGTGCGGATGAGCTGATTGCCATGATGAACCAGCTGGGCTATGTCCTCGTTGACCGTCATGAGCATGAATTTCAAAAGGATGGCCTTTCTGTTGAATTTGGCGGCCTTCATTCGCTTCCCGACTTTGCGGGCGTGGAGTTAGAGGACTTGGAAGAGATTGAGACTCAAGGTATTCGCTATTATCTGCCGACGCTGAAGCAATACTTGAAAATCTATCAAGCCTCCTCCAAAGATTCTTATCGGGCAGAAAATAATAATCAAAAAGATTTTGCTAAGATTGATTACTTGAAAGAAATGTTGAAGTAG
- the rfbB gene encoding dTDP-glucose 4,6-dehydratase, giving the protein MSEFKNIIVTGGAGFIGSNFVHYVYNNHPDVHVTVLDKLTYAGNKANLEAILGDRVELVVGDIADAELVDQLAAKADAIVHYAAESHNDNSLNDPSPFIHTNFIGTYTLLEAARKYDIRFHHVSTDEVYGDLPLREDLPGHGEGPGEKFTAETNYNPSSPYSSTKAASDLIVKAWVRSFGVKATISNCSNNYGPYQHIEKFIPRQITNILAGIKPKLYGEGKNVRDWIHTNDHSTGVWAILTKGRMGETYLIGADGEKNNKEVLELILEKMGQPKDAYDHVTDRAGHDLRYAIDASKLRDELGWTPQFTDFSQGLEETIQWYTDNQDWWKAEKEAVEANYAKTQEVIK; this is encoded by the coding sequence ATGTCAGAATTTAAAAATATTATCGTAACTGGTGGCGCTGGTTTCATCGGTTCAAACTTCGTCCACTATGTATATAACAACCATCCAGATGTTCATGTAACCGTCTTGGACAAATTGACTTATGCAGGTAATAAGGCCAACTTGGAAGCCATTCTTGGTGACCGTGTTGAGTTGGTTGTGGGAGATATTGCAGACGCTGAATTGGTAGACCAATTGGCTGCAAAGGCAGATGCCATCGTTCACTATGCGGCAGAAAGCCACAACGACAACTCCCTCAACGATCCAAGCCCATTCATCCATACCAACTTTATCGGTACCTACACATTGCTTGAAGCGGCTCGTAAATACGACATCCGTTTCCACCATGTATCAACTGATGAAGTATACGGTGACCTTCCTTTGCGTGAAGATTTGCCAGGTCATGGTGAAGGTCCGGGTGAGAAATTCACTGCGGAAACCAACTACAACCCATCTTCACCATATTCATCCACCAAGGCAGCCTCAGACTTGATTGTCAAGGCTTGGGTTCGTTCCTTTGGTGTGAAAGCAACCATTTCCAACTGCTCAAACAACTACGGTCCATACCAGCACATCGAGAAATTTATCCCACGCCAAATCACCAATATTTTGGCAGGTATCAAGCCAAAACTCTATGGTGAAGGGAAGAACGTCCGTGACTGGATTCATACCAACGACCATTCAACGGGTGTTTGGGCGATCTTGACAAAAGGCCGCATGGGTGAAACCTACCTGATTGGTGCTGATGGCGAGAAGAACAACAAGGAAGTGCTTGAACTCATCCTTGAAAAAATGGGTCAGCCAAAGGATGCTTACGACCATGTAACAGACCGTGCAGGACACGATTTGCGCTATGCCATTGACGCAAGCAAACTTCGTGATGAGCTTGGCTGGACACCGCAGTTCACAGACTTCTCTCAAGGTTTGGAAGAAACCATCCAGTGGTACACCGATAACCAAGATTGGTGGAAGGCTGAGAAAGAAGCTGTTGAAGCTAACTACGCTAAGACCCAAGAAGTGATTAAGTAA
- the rfbD gene encoding dTDP-4-dehydrorhamnose reductase produces MILITGANGQLGTELRYLLDERGVEYVAADVAEMDITDADKVDAFFAEVKPTVVYHCAAYTAVDMAEDEGKELNYKINVTGSENVAKAAAKYGSTLVYISTDYVFNGDLPVGQEWQVDDQPDPQSEYGRTKRLGEEAVEKFADKFYTVRTAWVFGNYGKNFVFTMQNLAATRDTLTVVNDQHGRPTWTRTLAEFMVYLVDTKQEFGYYHLSNDAAEDTTWFDFATEILKDTTTKVLPVDSSQFPAKAKRPFNSTMSLDKAKATGFVIPTWQEALEAFYKQEVRK; encoded by the coding sequence ATGATTTTAATTACAGGTGCAAATGGTCAGTTGGGCACAGAATTGCGTTACCTTTTGGATGAGCGCGGTGTTGAGTATGTTGCGGCTGACGTGGCAGAAATGGACATCACAGATGCAGACAAAGTAGATGCCTTCTTTGCGGAAGTGAAACCAACGGTTGTTTATCACTGTGCAGCTTATACAGCGGTTGATATGGCTGAAGATGAAGGCAAGGAACTCAACTACAAAATTAACGTAACGGGCTCTGAGAATGTTGCCAAGGCAGCAGCAAAATACGGTTCAACTCTGGTCTATATCTCAACAGACTATGTCTTCAATGGTGATTTGCCAGTCGGTCAAGAATGGCAAGTAGATGACCAGCCAGATCCACAATCTGAATACGGTCGTACCAAGCGTTTGGGTGAAGAAGCGGTTGAGAAATTTGCAGACAAGTTCTACACAGTGCGTACAGCTTGGGTCTTTGGTAACTATGGCAAAAACTTTGTCTTTACCATGCAAAATCTTGCGGCAACCCGCGACACCTTGACCGTTGTCAATGACCAACACGGTCGCCCTACTTGGACTCGTACTCTGGCTGAATTTATGGTTTATTTGGTGGATACTAAGCAAGAATTTGGCTACTACCATTTGTCAAATGATGCGGCAGAAGACACAACTTGGTTTGACTTTGCGACAGAGATTCTCAAGGATACCACTACCAAAGTTCTACCAGTGGATTCTAGCCAATTCCCAGCTAAGGCCAAACGCCCTTTCAACTCAACCATGAGCTTGGATAAGGCGAAAGCGACAGGTTTTGTCATCCCAACATGGCAAGAGGCGCTTGAGGCATTTTATAAGCAAGAAGTTCGTAAATAA
- a CDS encoding LTA synthase family protein — MNLNRYFPKWLNQVLAGMFLISIFCAFVFNIRSELTSANNKGLVRISAIYSAQQIENILINGKNISSRQIVSNEWTTHNIDVVNTHYTSSPLSEEVSMVIQSAEPVKTISFEYRNADDDSFLHIQVDNQLIEKVNTKHAKNGRSFKTVQLDQYYQINSTNILWYIQALIFLISIAYVTYFQLFYHYSKIRLLFFALLLWGIQYVIKQAFGFFYEDKVTVFNSSYTENQLTLTLWLFAFLTLIAFKVIADGGRPLIKRLHQTSYYSLLLATPFLAFFITENCYSQFNNVEAEWFVPNLIILYAIYFVFAYILGLRAASSLLLLLSLSSGFANEILIKTRETPFMHYHLLQFFDGLNVASKVEVVMTNRMFQSLIFTLVAFSILYSLRKPEPVWSPQRFKYYLMCYSPKFTWVFLLVKPVIAVLLLAILPSFIFGVAKTADIPLNYWKMHATYSHKGLPLSFTSFYLDSVIEPPSGYSPSLVSQKLEEYQPQKDEGNIKPNIVIIQNESQADFSKLEGLQVEPDPLAFQHSLKENAVHGSLNVSVYGGGTANTEYETLTSNALVLLSQNVFPYQQLITQPKPNFTTFVEELGYKTVALHPQAAKNYNREEVYRLLGFDQAYFLNSKPAISQLADIQYDRGFPTDQFLFDAIENLYQNKDDSPLFTFAVSMQSHGGYGSSEENYTREVTIDGSTSTFPVETEFLTSVKKSDQAFANLVEFFKAYPEPTIILMYGDHQPALSETFYQRFMDLSDKSSLYSTPFVIWSNFDIPEQEETTISPNFLIPYTLDILSQTPHALPQSSYYQFLQEVRSAIPVFTTWGYRLPDGSIVDEVADSPLYQDYQQIEYNNAIDSNPLEKFYKIK; from the coding sequence ATGAATTTGAATAGATATTTCCCCAAATGGCTCAACCAAGTCTTGGCTGGAATGTTCTTAATTAGTATTTTTTGTGCATTTGTCTTCAATATCCGTAGTGAATTAACAAGTGCCAATAACAAGGGGCTTGTTCGGATTAGTGCTATCTATTCCGCGCAACAGATTGAAAACATCCTGATAAACGGGAAAAACATCTCTTCTAGACAGATTGTTTCCAATGAATGGACAACCCATAATATTGATGTTGTGAATACTCACTACACTTCCAGTCCACTCTCTGAAGAAGTCAGCATGGTGATTCAATCCGCTGAACCCGTCAAGACTATTTCCTTTGAATACCGGAATGCGGACGACGATAGCTTTTTGCACATTCAAGTAGACAACCAACTCATAGAAAAAGTGAATACCAAACACGCCAAAAATGGTCGGTCTTTTAAAACCGTTCAACTGGATCAATACTACCAGATAAACTCCACAAACATTTTGTGGTATATTCAGGCACTTATCTTCCTGATTTCGATTGCTTACGTCACCTATTTCCAACTTTTCTATCATTATTCAAAAATCAGACTCTTATTCTTTGCCCTTCTTCTCTGGGGAATTCAGTATGTCATCAAGCAGGCATTTGGTTTCTTTTACGAGGACAAGGTAACAGTCTTTAATTCTAGTTATACTGAAAATCAGCTAACCTTAACCCTTTGGCTATTTGCCTTTCTGACTCTCATTGCCTTTAAAGTAATAGCTGATGGAGGTCGGCCGCTGATAAAGCGATTGCATCAAACAAGTTACTACTCTCTATTGCTAGCAACACCTTTTCTAGCCTTCTTTATTACTGAAAACTGCTACTCTCAGTTTAATAATGTTGAAGCAGAATGGTTCGTTCCCAATCTGATTATTCTCTATGCGATTTACTTCGTTTTCGCCTATATTCTTGGACTCAGAGCAGCAAGTTCCCTACTATTGCTACTCTCTCTAAGCAGCGGATTTGCCAATGAGATTCTGATCAAAACACGCGAAACTCCGTTTATGCACTACCACCTTTTGCAGTTTTTTGACGGCTTGAATGTTGCAAGTAAGGTTGAAGTTGTCATGACTAATCGCATGTTCCAATCTCTCATCTTCACCTTAGTGGCTTTCAGCATCCTCTACTCCCTAAGAAAACCCGAACCAGTTTGGTCTCCACAGCGCTTCAAGTATTACTTGATGTGTTACTCGCCGAAATTTACTTGGGTATTCCTTCTTGTCAAACCTGTGATTGCCGTTTTGCTACTTGCTATTCTTCCAAGTTTTATTTTTGGGGTCGCCAAAACAGCCGACATTCCTCTAAACTATTGGAAAATGCACGCAACATATTCCCACAAGGGGTTGCCGCTATCTTTTACTAGCTTTTATCTCGACTCTGTTATTGAACCGCCTAGCGGTTATTCTCCTAGTCTTGTCAGCCAAAAATTAGAAGAATACCAACCCCAGAAAGACGAGGGCAATATCAAACCCAATATCGTCATCATCCAAAATGAATCACAAGCTGATTTTTCTAAACTGGAAGGACTGCAAGTAGAACCTGACCCCCTTGCTTTCCAACATTCACTCAAGGAAAACGCCGTACATGGCAGTCTAAACGTTTCTGTCTACGGTGGTGGAACAGCCAATACAGAATACGAAACCTTAACCAGTAATGCCTTGGTTCTCCTGTCACAAAATGTATTTCCTTATCAGCAACTCATCACTCAGCCCAAACCAAATTTCACAACTTTCGTGGAAGAATTGGGCTATAAGACTGTGGCCCTCCACCCTCAGGCTGCAAAAAATTACAACCGAGAAGAAGTTTACCGGCTGCTTGGATTTGACCAAGCCTACTTTCTCAATTCCAAGCCAGCGATTAGCCAATTAGCAGACATCCAATATGATCGCGGCTTCCCAACAGACCAATTCTTATTCGATGCGATTGAGAACCTCTATCAAAACAAGGATGACTCTCCCTTATTCACTTTTGCAGTTTCCATGCAAAGTCATGGGGGATACGGTAGCAGCGAAGAAAACTACACCCGCGAAGTAACAATTGACGGTAGCACCTCAACTTTCCCTGTCGAAACCGAATTTTTGACCAGTGTAAAAAAGAGCGATCAGGCCTTCGCTAATCTAGTGGAATTTTTCAAAGCATATCCAGAACCTACAATTATACTTATGTACGGCGATCATCAACCTGCTCTATCAGAAACATTCTATCAGCGATTTATGGATCTCTCTGATAAGAGTTCACTTTATTCCACACCATTTGTCATCTGGAGTAATTTTGACATCCCTGAACAGGAAGAAACGACTATTAGTCCTAATTTTCTTATCCCCTATACACTGGATATCCTTTCACAAACTCCGCACGCCCTACCTCAATCTTCCTACTATCAATTCTTACAGGAAGTCCGCTCAGCCATTCCAGTATTTACAACTTGGGGCTACCGACTTCCTGACGGCAGCATTGTGGATGAGGTCGCAGACTCCCCACTCTATCAGGATTACCAACAAATCGAGTATAATAACGCTATTGACAGCAATCCCTTAGAAAAATTTTATAAAATAAAGTAG
- the cps2T gene encoding beta 1-4 rhamnosyltransferase Cps2T: protein MKHVFIIGSRGLPAKYGGFETFVEQLVSHQVSPTIQYHVACLSDDSHQTHSNYKGADCFTINPPKLGPARVIAYDMMAISYALQLIAKEQIAEPVFYILGNTIGAFIAPFAKKIHALNGQLFINPDGLEWKRTKWSKPVQTYLKYSEKQMTRHADLVIADNEGIESYIQAAYPWSKTTFIAYGTDLTETAYEADTIQVRQFFENWQIREKEFYLIIGRFVPENNYAVAIKEFMASETKRDLVIVCNHEGSAYFQKLKEETGFDADKRIKFVGTVYVQDLLKYLRSSCRAYIHGHEVGGTNPSLLEALAQTNENLVLGVDFNRKVALENAHYWTKTKGSLSQLLNQIDRQDENLQLGQAAKKHMQTNYTWEKIVSQYEDLFLK from the coding sequence ATGAAACACGTTTTTATTATTGGCAGTCGCGGATTGCCGGCAAAATATGGCGGCTTTGAAACCTTTGTAGAACAACTTGTGTCTCACCAGGTCAGCCCAACTATCCAATACCATGTGGCTTGTCTATCGGACGATAGCCATCAAACACATTCGAATTATAAGGGGGCAGACTGTTTTACTATCAATCCGCCCAAATTAGGTCCAGCACGGGTCATTGCCTACGATATGATGGCTATTAGCTATGCACTGCAACTGATTGCGAAAGAGCAGATTGCAGAACCTGTTTTTTATATCTTAGGTAATACCATTGGAGCCTTTATTGCACCTTTTGCCAAGAAAATCCACGCTCTGAATGGTCAACTCTTTATCAATCCAGACGGGCTGGAGTGGAAGCGAACCAAGTGGTCCAAGCCTGTTCAGACCTATTTAAAATATTCCGAAAAACAAATGACGCGCCATGCCGATTTAGTGATTGCGGACAATGAGGGGATTGAGTCCTATATTCAAGCGGCCTATCCCTGGTCTAAGACGACCTTTATCGCCTACGGAACGGATTTGACGGAAACTGCCTATGAAGCCGATACTATTCAGGTGCGACAGTTTTTTGAAAACTGGCAGATAAGGGAAAAGGAATTTTACCTGATTATTGGTCGCTTTGTACCGGAAAATAATTATGCCGTAGCCATCAAAGAATTCATGGCTTCAGAAACAAAACGTGATTTGGTCATCGTTTGTAATCATGAAGGCTCTGCCTATTTCCAAAAACTAAAGGAGGAAACAGGCTTTGATGCTGATAAGCGCATTAAGTTTGTCGGTACTGTCTACGTTCAAGACCTGCTCAAGTACTTGCGCTCGAGCTGTCGAGCTTACATTCATGGGCATGAGGTCGGAGGCACCAACCCCAGCCTCCTTGAGGCTCTAGCACAGACCAATGAAAATCTGGTTCTGGGCGTTGACTTTAACCGTAAGGTTGCTCTAGAAAATGCCCATTATTGGACAAAGACTAAGGGGAGTTTATCTCAGTTGCTGAATCAGATTGATCGGCAGGATGAAAATCTCCAGTTAGGGCAGGCGGCAAAAAAACACATGCAAACCAACTATACTTGGGAGAAAATTGTCAGCCAATACGAGGATTTATTTTTGAAATGA
- a CDS encoding glycosyltransferase family 2 protein: MKVNILLSTYNGERFLAEQIKSIQEQTYSDWTLLIRDDGSKDQTREIIQNFVTQDERIRFINADEVVNLGVIKSFYTLLHYEEADYYFFSDQDDIWLPDKLQTSLDQAQHYSNQEPLMIYMDLKVVNQDLEVMTESMIRTQSHHANTELVQELTENTVTGGVSMINHALAELWTQTEDIIMHDWYLALLATAFGKLVYIDQAGELYRQHTDNVLGARTLSKRVQKWIRPHILFSIYWDLIKNSQKQAKYLLEMPLKAEDRELIEAFITIMDKSFLDRIRTLKKYGLRKNKAFHTFVFSSLIITKFAYKE; encoded by the coding sequence ATGAAAGTGAACATATTGTTGTCCACCTACAATGGTGAGCGCTTTTTAGCAGAACAAATCAAGAGTATCCAGGAACAAACATACAGTGACTGGACCCTCTTGATTCGTGATGATGGCTCCAAGGATCAAACCAGAGAGATTATTCAAAACTTTGTCACTCAGGATGAGCGCATTCGCTTTATCAACGCTGATGAAGTGGTCAACTTAGGAGTTATTAAGAGTTTTTACACGCTCTTGCATTATGAAGAAGCTGATTATTACTTTTTCAGCGATCAAGATGATATTTGGCTGCCTGATAAGTTACAGACCAGCCTAGATCAAGCCCAGCATTATTCCAATCAAGAACCGCTCATGATTTATATGGATTTAAAAGTGGTCAACCAAGACTTGGAAGTGATGACAGAAAGTATGATTCGCACGCAGTCGCACCACGCCAATACCGAACTGGTGCAGGAACTGACAGAAAATACAGTAACTGGCGGTGTGTCCATGATTAACCATGCCTTAGCTGAGCTTTGGACTCAGACGGAGGACATCATTATGCACGACTGGTATCTGGCTCTTCTTGCAACAGCCTTTGGAAAACTAGTCTATATTGATCAGGCTGGAGAATTGTATCGTCAGCACACGGATAATGTTTTAGGGGCAAGAACCCTATCAAAACGAGTTCAGAAATGGATTCGCCCCCATATTCTTTTTTCTATTTATTGGGATTTAATCAAGAACAGTCAAAAACAAGCGAAGTATCTTTTGGAGATGCCGCTGAAAGCAGAGGATAGAGAGTTAATTGAAGCTTTCATCACCATTATGGATAAGAGTTTCTTAGATCGTATCCGTACCTTGAAAAAATACGGCTTGCGAAAGAACAAGGCCTTCCATACCTTTGTTTTCTCAAGCCTGATTATTACCAAATTCGCCTATAAGGAGTAA
- a CDS encoding ABC transporter permease, which produces MDLFSTKNRILLRELIKTDFKLRYQGSVIGYLWSILKPLMLFAIMYVVFIHFLRLGGDVPHFPVALLLGNVIWSFFSESTNMGMVSIVTRGDLLRKLNFSKEIIVLSAVFGAAINFSINLVVVLLFSLMNGVQFTWTVIFAIPLFIELFLLATGVAFILSTLFVRFRDLAQIWEVFMQAGMYATPIIYSISFVMDRSALAAKLIMLNPLAQIIQDMRYFVIDRANLPIWQIIENKAIVAIPYLIPVIVFVIGIMVFKKHSKKFAEIL; this is translated from the coding sequence ATGGATTTATTTTCCACCAAGAATCGCATCTTATTGCGAGAATTGATTAAGACAGATTTTAAATTACGCTACCAAGGATCGGTCATCGGCTATCTCTGGTCGATTTTGAAACCCCTGATGTTATTTGCTATTATGTATGTTGTTTTCATCCATTTTCTGAGATTGGGTGGAGATGTGCCGCACTTTCCAGTAGCTCTGTTATTAGGAAATGTGATTTGGTCCTTCTTTTCGGAGTCGACCAATATGGGAATGGTATCTATTGTCACTCGTGGGGATTTACTCCGTAAACTCAACTTCTCAAAAGAAATTATTGTTTTGTCAGCAGTGTTTGGTGCAGCTATTAACTTTTCAATCAATTTGGTGGTTGTCCTCTTGTTCTCGCTGATGAATGGTGTTCAGTTTACTTGGACAGTCATTTTTGCTATTCCACTTTTTATTGAGTTGTTCCTGTTGGCAACAGGTGTCGCCTTTATCCTATCGACGCTGTTTGTGCGTTTTCGTGACCTGGCTCAGATTTGGGAAGTTTTTATGCAGGCAGGAATGTATGCGACACCAATTATTTATTCTATCTCTTTTGTTATGGATAGAAGCGCTCTAGCAGCCAAGCTGATTATGCTCAATCCCTTAGCACAAATCATTCAGGATATGCGCTATTTTGTGATTGATAGAGCCAATCTACCAATCTGGCAAATCATTGAAAACAAGGCCATTGTAGCGATTCCTTATTTGATTCCAGTAATTGTCTTTGTGATTGGTATCATGGTATTCAAGAAACATTCTAAGAAATTTGCGGAGATTCTCTAA
- a CDS encoding ABC transporter ATP-binding protein: MTEKNIAVKVNHVSKFFKLPTEATQSLRTTMVNRFKGIKGYKEQHVLKDISFEVEKGDFFGILGRNGSGKSTLLKIISQIYVPEHGEVIVDGKLVSFIELGVGFNPELTGRENVYLNGALLGFSRDEIDAMYDDIVEFAELRDFMHQKLKNYSSGMQVRLAFSVAIKAQGDILILDEVLAVGDEAFQRKCNDYFQERKKSGKTTILVTHDMGAVKKYCNKAVLIEHGLVKAIGNPENVANQYSYDNTAPLHHEEQEEQQAAEQDDAKLVEHFQLQLLSSNQISPADSIEFQIEYDVLEDVDTYLALSLTDIDRNIWIYNDNSMDQMVSGKGHKTIHYRCSLPTVNNLKLKLEVTVRDKDGQMLAYSDATQTPIILVNRTDIRPDDYSALDSASGLIQRNGQWSFITK; encoded by the coding sequence ATGACAGAAAAGAATATAGCAGTAAAAGTAAACCATGTCAGCAAGTTTTTTAAGTTGCCCACAGAGGCTACGCAAAGTTTGCGAACAACCATGGTCAACCGTTTCAAAGGAATCAAAGGGTATAAAGAACAGCATGTTCTCAAGGATATTTCCTTTGAAGTTGAAAAGGGAGATTTCTTTGGGATTCTTGGCCGGAACGGTTCAGGCAAGTCAACGCTTTTAAAGATTATTTCACAAATCTATGTTCCAGAGCATGGAGAAGTAATTGTGGATGGGAAATTGGTTTCGTTCATCGAACTGGGCGTTGGTTTTAATCCTGAGCTGACAGGGCGTGAAAATGTCTATCTCAATGGCGCTCTCCTTGGATTTTCAAGAGATGAGATTGACGCCATGTATGACGACATTGTTGAATTTGCTGAATTACGCGACTTTATGCACCAGAAACTGAAGAATTATTCCAGCGGGATGCAGGTTCGCCTAGCATTTTCAGTAGCTATCAAGGCGCAGGGGGACATCCTTATCCTTGACGAAGTATTAGCTGTTGGAGATGAGGCCTTTCAGCGAAAATGCAATGACTATTTCCAAGAACGTAAAAAAAGTGGAAAAACAACCATCTTAGTCACTCATGATATGGGGGCAGTCAAAAAGTATTGTAACAAAGCTGTTTTAATCGAGCACGGCTTGGTCAAGGCGATTGGCAATCCAGAAAATGTAGCCAACCAATATAGCTATGACAATACAGCGCCATTGCACCATGAGGAGCAAGAAGAACAGCAAGCTGCTGAGCAGGATGATGCTAAGTTGGTCGAACATTTCCAACTACAATTACTTAGTTCTAATCAGATTAGCCCTGCTGATTCGATTGAGTTTCAAATTGAATATGATGTTTTAGAAGATGTCGATACTTACTTGGCGCTCTCTTTAACAGACATCGACCGCAATATTTGGATTTATAATGACAACTCAATGGACCAGATGGTATCCGGTAAAGGTCACAAAACAATCCACTATCGTTGCAGCCTACCAACCGTTAACAATTTGAAACTGAAATTGGAAGTTACTGTTCGTGATAAGGATGGTCAAATGCTAGCCTATTCCGATGCTACTCAGACACCGATTATTCTAGTCAATCGCACAGATATTAGACCAGATGATTATTCTGCCTTGGATTCTGCAAGCGGATTGATTCAGCGAAATGGTCAGTGGAGTTTTATTACAAAATAA